In Mustelus asterias chromosome 20, sMusAst1.hap1.1, whole genome shotgun sequence, a single genomic region encodes these proteins:
- the mrgbp gene encoding MRG/MORF4L-binding protein: MAEVQAPPAEKEREEETVSWSPEVEVCLFHAMLGHKPVGVNRHFHMICIRDKFSQNIGRQVSSRIVWEHLNVMYDMQALHESEILPFPNGERNFVLPEDIIHEVKEGKSIAEEELKDEHKEELLEQPLAEEGNMKLVEKVAVKEKVLLAGEAVTKEVIDKRKRNRVTANLLSVNSNPSSPSGAKRRRV, from the exons ATGGCCGAAGTCCAGGCGCCGCCCGCAGAGAAGGAGCGAGAGGAGGAGACGGTGTCGTGGAGCCCGGAGGTGGAGGTTTGCCTTTTCCACGCCATGTTGGGACACAAACCAGTCG gggtAAATCGACACTTCCACATGATTTGTATCCGGGATAAATTCAGTCAGAATATCGGACGCCAAGTCTCCTCCAGAATAGTTTGGGAGCATCTGAATGTTATGTATGACATGCAGGCACTG CACGAATCGGAAATCCTCCCTTTCCCAAACGGCGAGCGGAATTTTGTTCTCCCTGAAGACATTATACATGAAGTGAAAGAAG GAAAGAGCATAGCGGAGGAGGAGCTGAAGGATGAACACAAAGAGGAGTTGCTGGAGCAGCCACTGGCTGAAGAGG GAAACATGAAGCTggtggagaaggtggcggtgaaggAGAAAGTGCTGCTGGCTGGTGAGGCTGTCACAAAAGAGGTGATCGACAAGAGGAAAAGGAACAGAGTGACTGCCAACCTGCTGAGTGTGAACAGCAACCCGTCCAGCCCTAGCGGCGCCAAGCGTCGGCGGGTTTAG